In Panicum virgatum strain AP13 chromosome 4N, P.virgatum_v5, whole genome shotgun sequence, a single window of DNA contains:
- the LOC120671514 gene encoding glycosyltransferase BC10-like, whose product MTVMMPQRHRAAAKKPMWIIVLLSMVCVVLIGTYVFPPRRYSKCYLFASSVCTPFKDWLPSMGQRERTDEEIISSVVIRDILSMPMPVSKNPKIALMFLTPGSLPFESLWEKFLQGHEGRYSIYVHASREKPVHTSSLFAGRDIHSDAVVWGLISMIDAEKRLLANALEDVDNQFFVLLSDSCVPLHSFDYVYNYLMGTNISFIDCFKDPGPHGTGRYSIEMFPEIDERDFRKGAQWFAVTRRHALMILADSLYYKKFKLYCKPAEGRNCIADEHYLPTLFNMVDPGGISNWSVTHVDWSEGKWHPRSYSAADVTYDLLKNITAIDENFHVTSDEKKLVMQKPCLWNGSKRPCYLFARKFNPEALDNLLKLFTSYTSV is encoded by the exons ATGACTGTCATGATGCCTCAGCGTCATCGGGCTGCAGCCAAGAAGCCCATGTGGATAATTGTGCTCTTGTCGATGGTTTGTGTCGTGTTGATTGGGACTTATGTCTTCCCACCACGGCGCTACTCTAAGTGCTACCTCTTTGCTTCAAGCGTATGTACACCTTTTAAGGATTGGCTCCCTTCCATGGGCCAGCGGGAGCGGACTGATGAGGAGATTATTTCATCTGTAGTCATTAGGGATATCCTTTCGATGCCCATGCCTGTGTCAAAAAATCCAAAGATCGCCCTTATGTTCTTGACACCTGGTTCATTACCCTTCGAGAGTTTGTGGGAGAAGTTTTTACAG GGTCACGAGGGAAGATACTCCATCTATGTGCATGCATCACGTGAAAAGCCTGTTCATACTAGTTCTTTGTTTGCTGGTCGGGATATTCACAGTGACGCG GTAGTTTGGGGATTGATTTCAATGATTGATGCTGAGAAGAGATTACTAGCGAATGCTCTGGAAGATGTTGATAATCAATTTTTTGTCTTGCTCTCTGACAG CTGTGTTCCACTGCATTCATTTGATTATGTGTATAATTACCTGATGGGAACGAACATTAGCTTCATTGATTG TTTCAAGGATCCAGGTCCACATGGCACTGGAAGGTATTCTATTGAGATGTTTCCCGAAATTGACGAGAGGGACTTTAGAAAGGGTGCCCAG TGGTTTGCAGTTACGCGGAGACACGCTTTAATGATTCTGGCGGACAGCCTGTACTACAAGAAGTTCAAGCTATATTGCAAG CCAGCTGAGGGGCGCAACTGTATTGCAGATGAGCATTATCTGCCAACCCTGTTCAAT ATGGTAGATCCTGGTGGAATCTCTAATTGGTCAGTTACACATGTGGATTGGTCTGAGGGAAAATGGCATCCAAGGTCATATAGCGCTGCAGATGTCACCTATGATCTCTTAAAGAATATAACG GCAATTGATGAGAACTTCCATGTAACAAGTGATGAGAAG AAACTTGTGATGCAGAAACCGTGTTTGTGGAATGGATCAAAGAGACCATGTTATCTTTTCGCTAGGAAGTTTAATCCTGAAGCACTTGACAACCTACTGAAGCTATTCACCAGCTATACATCTGTTTAA